aacatttttcacaacacacacacgtgtatattcattattgtgtgtgtgtgtgtgtgtgtgtgtgtaaattaattattataatttaaataattattgtatattaatagtatatattatttataaatgaattattatttaaaaatattattttgctaatataaatgtacattaatatacattatatgtgtatgtgtgtatatataatgaatacatatatttgtacaacatatactatatatatttattaatagtatttcatttatatgtaatattatttataaattaataattattaaaaaaaattaaagtgtgtgtatattaaaacatgttaTGATGATAGAAATGACTcctaaaaacagtttttttatgcaaataagcgAAAAACTGATAGCAAATAATGCTTCAAGGCAATTGCCATTTAAAATTATGATGAAAAGATGGGACTTTGATATGTCTCTTGATATGGTGACTGATCGTTTTGTTTTGTCAATTTTCTTGACATTAACAGGAGAAGAGCACATACCTGGGCTTGATTAGCATTCCCATTTCCAGCATCACTGGTCGTCAGTTTGTGGAGCAATGGTACCCCGTCATTCAGCCCAGTGTCCTGGCCAAGGGTGGCGGTGTTGGAGGGGGCAAAATCATCAACGCCTCCCTGCGGCTCAAGTCGCGCTTTCAGACCATGAGCATCCTGCCGATGGAGCTGTATAAAGAGTTCGCAGAGTATGTGACCAACAACTACCGAACGCTGTGCGCCGTTCTGGAGCCGCTGCTGAGTGTCAAGAGCAAAGAGGAAGTGGCCTGTGCTCTGGTGCACATCCTGCAGAGCACAGGGAAGGCCAAGGTACCACTTTGTTCAATAATGTTTGTTTGCATGTAGAATATTTAGTatgttctaaaacctagtgagcagccTAATCAGACAGCATGAGCATCATATATATGCTCCTGACGTAAATTTGGTACCAAAGTTTTGTGACAAAGAGAATCCCAGAATGTATTGTGCCAAACTGAGTTAAAGTAAATGCAATGGTTGATGGATGAGATGCGAGAAATAGTTATGTATACTTTTGAAAAGTTATTTACAGCTACTAATTAGATTCTTTCTGCTCCATGTAAAACATTTTGCCATGTTTAATTCCATATATCAGAAAGAAATTAACAGCACACTGCTAATGACCTGctaatgtttgatttattttgttaaaataattaaaatttaataatttacctAATATGTTTATATGTTGTGTAATTCTATCTTCACATTTTGGAGAATTTAAAATGTGTGTGCAACATATtaccatgtttaaatccattaaatcagagaaaatgcagaaaaaaaataatgtggacctgctaatatttcatttaatactaAAAAGTATTGCACAAATAGtgtaatctaattaaaaatagactgttttatctattttttaggGATATGTATTGTTATGCATGTAAGTTGAAACATCAAACTCTCTACACGTGTGTATTATTTGTCTGGcacacagtattatttatatattattatagtatttatccacatttttgaatattgacttttatctttatttatttatttattttttacatttatttttagttgtattaatttatgtatttttgtcaattgtatttttctttataaatattaaaaatacttttatatttttcattttatttttagttttattaatttatgctttgggtttttttttattatatatatttttttatataaatattaaaaatatatattttccttagTCTTAGTTTTAGCAGTttcagtacttcaacttaaaatgtagtttaatagttaacttagttttacattttatctaatatttatatttaatttcaacttcatttcaattaccaaagcaatttgaaatagttttagttttgttcaaAATAACAACACCGTTGCTGTCTGTGTAGAGCACTCCAAAATCACTTACTTATTTGGAGACTCTCCATATGTCAACAGTAATGATATGAGATGTTTAATGATATGCAGGTAACTGTGAAGTGATTGCAGATGTCTCTTCTTTTGTTCTGCACAGATTTTCTTTCAGACATGGCGATGTGTGAAGTGGACCGATTTACCGATCGAGAGCACCTGATCTTCAGAGAGAACACCCTGGCCACCAAAGCCATAGAAGAGTACCTCAAACTCATCGGACATAAGTACCTCAAAGACGTTTTAGGTGAAACTTCCTCAGATTGTTTGGAGAGTTGTGGTAGTTTCAGCTGCTGTACTCTCACCCATTAATGGTCTCATCTGGATTCAGGTGATTTTATCCGTGCGCTGTATGAGTCAGAGGAGAACTGTGAAGTCGACCCAATGAGGACTCCACCTTCTGTGCTGCCTGAACATCAAGCCAACCTCCGGATGTGCTGTGAGCTGGCACTCTGCAAAATCGTCAACTCTCATTGGTTAGTGAAATAGACCATGCTTTTATGGCCCGTCACACAGtctggaaatgtttttaaatcgaTGTGCCATCTGTAAATTTCCTGGCTGAAAAATCTGCAAGATGTACTGCAGGAATCAAAtaattaggattattttttttttctgtttttgaaagatatctcttatgctcaccaaggctgcatttatttgatcaaaaacacaggaaaaactgtaatattatgaaatattattacaatttaaaataactgtttttcagttgaatatgttataaaaatgtaatttattcctgtgatgcacagctgaattttcaacatcagtcttcagtttcacataatctttcagaaatcattctaatatgatgatttgctgctcaagaaacatttagtagtatttttatcgctaaaaaaattgtgctgcttaatatttttgtggtacactaccattaaaaagttttatgcaagtaaaacatttttactccccaaggatgcattaaattaataatttttttatataatttgtaatgtcacaaaatatttatttttcaaataaatgttggtctttttgaactttctattcacccccaaaaaatacaaaataaataaatctgtatatattttataagtgcacCACACCACTTGACAGTAAAAATGATACATTGTGATATTTTTGCAGCTTTTGAGTTTGAGAgacaaaacttttttaataattaataattaatttaataatagctATGATTGAAGATCTTCTTAAAAATCTTTCTTGAGATTGCATGatgaaaattttatgaaatatgttgAGAAAAATATCGATAACAATGCACATGACCCCTCATtatgaattttgacattttattttaatatcttatacATGATGGGGCAGTGAAAACATGATATCACACCAGCTGCTTAAATCTAAATGgaaataatctgtattatttGTTTCTCCCAGTGCGTTTCCAAGAGAATTGAAAGAGGTGTTTGCGTCCTGGCGTGTTCGATGTGCTGAGAGGGGAAGAGAAGACATTGCAGATCGACTGATCAGTGGTTCCCTCTTCCTGCGCTTCCTGTGTCCAGCCGTCATGTCGCCATCCTTATTCAACCTCACACAGGAGTACCCCGATGAGCAGACCTCACGCACACTCACCCTCATAGCCAAAGTTGTGCAGAACCTTGCAAACTTCTCAAAGTCAGTACACACTTCTCTAAGGTCTTCGAACTTTATTACCATGTCATCATTTTCTGCTGTATTATGAGAGTACAGTAACTTAAACTCATGCTAGTCTTTTAACCGTTCTGTTTGGGGATGCATGATACACTTGGGCCATATTGGTTACcaactgattattttattttattttattttattttattttattttattttattttattttattttccacattagatattcaattttttattttattttttattttcctcattcTGATTTGAAATACATGATGTATtggttcaattttattttatttcatttcatttcaattggGCATTctaattttccatattttttatgtttggatTATATTTGCCATCAACTAAAGCTCacttaaaattaatctttaaaaatgataATGCTTTAATAGATTTAAAGCGATATATTTAAAGTAACACACTttagtttttggtgttttatttataatatttttagacaaataaatatcATGGTTACCTTAACATCCAGAATTTGAATATCTTTGCATCCCTAATTGTGATCATGATATTTGTGCTTTTAATGTTATTGTTCCATCCAAATCAACATATGATACACTTAAATCTGGGACTGTCATCTTAACTTTAAGTGTGCTCAAGTACAACATGGTGATGGGGATCTCTTCACCCCCATAATTTAACTCAGTTTTATGGGTTAAATTATGACATCTGGGCTGTCAGCCCAGATCGTTAACCACTGAGCTATAACAAACTGTGCAGCCGTTACTGATGATGAACATAATGATCATTCACATTATCACTGACTTAACATTCAAAGCTGACCATATAAACCCTGTGTCCTTACCGATTCCTCACTGTGTTACAGGTTTGGCAGTAAGGAGGAGTACATGTGCTTTATGAATGAGTTTTTAGAGATGGAGTGGGGCTCCATGCAGCAGTTCCTGTACGAGATCTCCAATCTCGACAGCGTGAGCAACGCAGCTGCTTTTGAGGGCTACATCGACTTGGGAAGGGAGCTCTCGATCCTGCACAGTCTTTTGTGGGAAGTCATGGCACAGCTTAGCAAGGTAGATGCGGTTTGATAATCTAGATGAGGATGAGTGTGGTTGTCTACTTACGTTTGCAATCGGTCATCAGTTTGGTCTCCTTGGTCTGTTTTTACCGTGCCAAAGGATGCTATCATCAAACTCGGACCATTGCCCCGCCTTCTAAATGACATCAGCATGGCCCTTCGTAACCCTCACCTCCAGCGACAGCCCAGTCATCAGACGGACAGACCGCctccagagagacagacagacaggctgcTCTCCAAGCCCAGCTTCAACAGGGGCGTCTCGTCTGAGTTCCAGAACCTCATGATGAGGGACCTCAACAGGTATGTTACTGGACGTGTGTGTCACCTCTGCAGAAACTACTttccaaatcctagtgagctgcctgcTTAGTCTGTATTTTTAGGCACcttggccaaaaataaaaaaaatatttaaaatatattcatatatatatatatatatatttatagatatatatatacatatatatatatatatatatatatatatatattcatatatatatatatatattctactatttcattctgctttctattttaaaacaatttttttatatttttcagagaCTAGGTTAATCATTATTTGTAGTTTTAGTACAGTAACTATATAAAaggcaattatttaatttaggaaACAACATGTtgtcttttataatattacatttgtatgaaacaataaaataatttagaatattgtatttaaaaaatgggtAAGagcataaattagattttatataaatacattttattttagtttttagtttattttattctattttattgtattcatttagtttagtttagttgtccaaatatttaattgtgaattttaatttttatgggagttattttagtataacatttagatttttttttcctgtcacttAAAAtgaatcgtaaaaaaaaaaaagactgataattgaataacattgttaaatataatcttaAGCAAATATTTTCATactggtttaatttaatttaatttaatttaatttaatttaatttaatttaatttaatttaatttaatttaatttaattttacagacagggggttattattgttaaataaaactaaaaccttatatattttttcaattacttgaaacaaaatacaaataatctgAAATCAAATAATATACCTTATTTTAATTCAGATAAATGCTAGCATTCATCATTTTTGCTTAGTTTAGCTTAAagtataaaatgactaaaactaaataaattaaaactgacaaataaatattaataaatgctacatTAAAGATAcactaataaacataaaaaaaaatacaaaaattttactAAGATTAAggtcaaaacagaaaaacaaatttaaaagtctaattcaaaatattaacaaactatgctattatatcaatgatactaaaataaaaattttcttttattaatcaatttaataaacaattgactaaaaatcaagaacaaaaaaaatatcacatcatATGGCTCGCTAGGTTTTGAAATTGAGTTTAAGTGAATGTCTTAAGGAATATTGCTAGTAGAGAAAATGAATGTGGATATGATTTTCCATTTTACTTTCTCATATCTCACATAGTTCAGTTGAGATCACTCGCCTGCCCTCTCCAACCTCTGCCATGTCCAGTGGTGGCGCCCCTCCGCCCCGGCCCGGAATGGGGGGGTTTGCAGACCACGATCATCCTCACCGAGCCTCATCTAAAGACGTTTTCTATGTCGCCCGTCCCCCGCTGGCCCGCTCCAGTCCAGCGTATTGTACTAGCAGTTCTGATATTACTGATCCAGACCCAAAGGTAAGTCCCACAGGGCAGTGCTTCTGATAGGGTGGGGGGTGCCCCTTTCATTTAGAAATCTTTCAAGACTATGGTCAGTGCTGTCTGGTCCGAATTATCATGTGAATAACAGCTCGCTCCCTAGCACACGTTTCACCAGCAAATCTGAGGGTTGGCTTTGTTCCTGTGGGAGAAGGAAGCGCCACTGACCTGCTTACTGCAGAGTCAAATACCATCCAAGCATGGAAAGAGGGCTACGAGATGATGTGGGTGCAGTCAATACTTACGATAGAGATTCTTTACCTTAATATTGCATCACCATTTGGGATTCAGGGTCCTGACAtaaaagcaatagttcacccaaaaatgcaaaactgCATCACATGCATTTTTTGTAGTGACCAATGCTGTTGAAAAAGCACTGTAAAGGTAGTCCATATTATTTTTGCACTATATTCCAGGTCTTCTTAAAATTTAAGATTTAAcagattgaatttaaaaaaataaaaaaataaatgcaaaagtcACCTGCCATGTTAGGTTTTGCCTCAGACTGACCCAcggtgacatttttttttttttttttcgtttgattTGGCTTTTGCAGTCTATTTCGGAGGcactttagttttaaaatatacatttttaaaatttttgactTTGTTACAAAGGTTTCGAATtcagttaaattatattttctaatataaaagCTGTtggaaatgatttttttatattatataattgtaaaaaaatatattatattatttaaatattataatatatagaacattatatttgataaattaaaaaaatatatatttgacattattacatggccaacttttgttgtctttttaagATGctgtaaatatcatttaaaaatttaagtatAATCAGCAAATTATACATGACTCTTTTCAATGGAAATATTGtacacaaacaataaacaatgatacaatgacatttaaatgtaacttaGTCAATTTaagtcatatgaactacttttatggtgtttttttattttgaaatcagttAATTTCATTTTTCTTAAAAGATGATGCTAATTTGTTAACATTGTTGAAATATTTcaacaattatatattattactagGACATTTGAGtgtctttattttaattcttattaattgttttgtttttaaatatgttataaatgtcATGTCAAACAAATTATAAACTATCATCagtaatttgtttgtgatttttttaaatgcaattttttacaCAGTGtaacaatgacatttaaatgagCCATTAAAAATCAATTTGAGTATTACtttttctgttgtgttctgtttttttgttcattttgaattcAGTTACATTAATTTTATCCTGTAAAAGCTGActgcaattatttatatacattatttaaatatgtattatattgtataccactgtatatttatttaatcaaaaatctaGATGTTATTTCTAGAAAAACCTGGCtttgtttttatgcataaaaAGCAATGGAATATAAATATGGCAGCATGCTTTTAAGCATAAAAATTGTACTTCTaagttccactgaaaaaaataacagcatatgggagtagaataatgacaaaaatttcatttttgggtgaatgattcCTTTTAACCCTCAAGTTAATACACACATGCTGTCAAGCCACGTTCATAACCGGCCACACCTGCTGAGCTCGGCAGATATCTGCAGCATTCTCGCCCGTAGGTTCTGCTGTAGgtgttaatgaaaatgtttctatGATGGACCTCCAGGACTCAAGAATGAACAGCGTCTCTAACCTGCAGTCTATGGGGGACATGCTCAACTCTTCCCAGGCCTCGATTGCCGGCCTCGGCAGCTACGGTGGGCTCGCGGGCTTGGGAGGAGGCCTCGGAGGCCAGCTGCGTGCCGGAGGGCGTATGTCGGCCGGATCCGGGGGTTCCAGCATGTCCGGGGGTCTGAGGTTGAGCCAGATGGGAACCACCACCGACTCACTGTCCCAGCAGCAGCAAGCCGCCGCTCTCCGCTACCCCCTCTCCTTCCAGAACCCTCTGTTCCACCTTGCTGCTGACGGGCCTCAGCTTCACCACCAGCACAGTCGAGCTcaacctcctcctcctctcctgctGGCCCCAGAGCCAGACGCCTCTCACCCCACTTACATCCCGCAGTTTGCCCACGGCGGCTTCTCCCGCAGCGAGGACCTCTCCACCCTCAGACCTGGCCCTCATCTGGGTCAGCCGAGCATCATTCACTCCCACAGCTACAGCGACGACTACAGCCGCCATAACCAGAGCGAATACGGGCGGCGGCAGATCCCCATGCACATGCAGGTAGTTCCTTGACCATTTCTAATGGCTTTTGGATCATTTTAAtctttaagggttagttcacccaaaaatgaaaattagtccatgttttactcaccctcaaggcagcC
This genomic stretch from Cyprinus carpio isolate SPL01 chromosome B16, ASM1834038v1, whole genome shotgun sequence harbors:
- the LOC109106640 gene encoding ras/Rap GTPase-activating protein SynGAP-like isoform X1, translating into MSYVPFQDARYAAPPSYRHQPSFAAAPSFEQPDWNPRLCVISGNQLYMLDQEEVHPLLMREQRSELHRNKLLRRTVSVPVEGRHHPEMDNARLRRKSIATGKQPSMEIPPTAPPQPFRQSSFLSRRLKGSIKRAKSQPKLDRTSSFRHMILPRFRSADQDRTRLMQSFKESHSHESLLSPSSAAEALDLTLDEDAVIKPVHSSILGQEYCFEVITTSGTKCFACRSAAERDKWIENLQRAVKPNKDNSRRVDNVLKLWIIEARELPPKKRYYCELCLDDMLYARTTSKPRTDTVFWGEHFEFNNLPAVRNLRLHLYKETDKKRRKEKSTYLGLISIPISSITGRQFVEQWYPVIQPSVLAKGGGVGGGKIINASLRLKSRFQTMSILPMELYKEFAEYVTNNYRTLCAVLEPLLSVKSKEEVACALVHILQSTGKAKDFLSDMAMCEVDRFTDREHLIFRENTLATKAIEEYLKLIGHKYLKDVLGDFIRALYESEENCEVDPMRTPPSVLPEHQANLRMCCELALCKIVNSHCAFPRELKEVFASWRVRCAERGREDIADRLISGSLFLRFLCPAVMSPSLFNLTQEYPDEQTSRTLTLIAKVVQNLANFSKFGSKEEYMCFMNEFLEMEWGSMQQFLYEISNLDSVSNAAAFEGYIDLGRELSILHSLLWEVMAQLSKDAIIKLGPLPRLLNDISMALRNPHLQRQPSHQTDRPPPERQTDRLLSKPSFNRGVSSEFQNLMMRDLNSSVEITRLPSPTSAMSSGGAPPPRPGMGGFADHDHPHRASSKDVFYVARPPLARSSPAYCTSSSDITDPDPKDSRMNSVSNLQSMGDMLNSSQASIAGLGSYGGLAGLGGGLGGQLRAGGRMSAGSGGSSMSGGLRLSQMGTTTDSLSQQQQAAALRYPLSFQNPLFHLAADGPQLHHQHSRAQPPPPLLLAPEPDASHPTYIPQFAHGGFSRSEDLSTLRPGPHLGQPSIIHSHSYSDDYSRHNQSEYGRRQIPMHMQEQQQMAGMAGMASQTGTSHSSLATPPSTVQPVRQSSMAPPTQRMKSQPSHQLSVSSAAAAPAGKTRPQSGNLLQSPESGFGGRQQGPRQQLSVKDSTPPGLPHQQSSTRESQGSQGSQGGTPQSTQQSKSHQERQQIQQQHLLKPTMSKQGSSQSPTTLNPSIPASERTVAWVSNMPHLSADIESSRIDREEYKLKEYSKSMDESRLDRVREYEEEINSLKERLMMSHRKLEEYERRLLTQEQQTNKILLQYQSRLENSERRLRQQQMEKDNQIKGIIDRNEDMESRHSDDEGRPGSYSQKGIKI
- the LOC109106640 gene encoding ras/Rap GTPase-activating protein SynGAP-like isoform X2 produces the protein MSYVPFQDARYAAPPSYRHQPSFAAAPSFEQPDWNPRLCVISGNQLYMLDQEEVHPLLMREQRSELHRNKLLRRTVSVPVEGRHHPEMDNARLRRKSIATGKQPSMEIPPTAPPQPFRQSSFLSRRLKGSIKRAKSQPKLDRTSSFRHMILPRFRSADQDRTRLMQSFKESHSHESLLSPSSAAEALDLTLDEDAVIKPVHSSILGQEYCFEVITTSGTKCFACRSAAERDKWIENLQRAVKPNKDNSRRVDNVLKLWIIEARELPPKKRYYCELCLDDMLYARTTSKPRTDTVFWGEHFEFNNLPAVRNLRLHLYKETDKKRRKEKSTYLGLISIPISSITGRQFVEQWYPVIQPSVLAKGGGVGGGKIINASLRLKSRFQTMSILPMELYKEFAEYVTNNYRTLCAVLEPLLSVKSKEEVACALVHILQSTGKAKDFLSDMAMCEVDRFTDREHLIFRENTLATKAIEEYLKLIGHKYLKDVLGDFIRALYESEENCEVDPMRTPPSVLPEHQANLRMCCELALCKIVNSHCAFPRELKEVFASWRVRCAERGREDIADRLISGSLFLRFLCPAVMSPSLFNLTQEYPDEQTSRTLTLIAKVVQNLANFSKFGSKEEYMCFMNEFLEMEWGSMQQFLYEISNLDSVSNAAAFEGYIDLGRELSILHSLLWEVMAQLSKDAIIKLGPLPRLLNDISMALRNPHLQRQPSHQTDRPPPERQTDRLLSKPSFNRGVSSEFQNLMMRDLNSSVEITRLPSPTSAMSSGGAPPPRPGMGGFADHDHPHRASSKDVFYVARPPLARSSPAYCTSSSDITDPDPKASIAGLGSYGGLAGLGGGLGGQLRAGGRMSAGSGGSSMSGGLRLSQMGTTTDSLSQQQQAAALRYPLSFQNPLFHLAADGPQLHHQHSRAQPPPPLLLAPEPDASHPTYIPQFAHGGFSRSEDLSTLRPGPHLGQPSIIHSHSYSDDYSRHNQSEYGRRQIPMHMQEQQQMAGMAGMASQTGTSHSSLATPPSTVQPVRQSSMAPPTQRMKSQPSHQLSVSSAAAAPAGKTRPQSGNLLQSPESGFGGRQQGPRQQLSVKDSTPPGLPHQQSSTRESQGSQGSQGGTPQSTQQSKSHQERQQIQQQHLLKPTMSKQGSSQSPTTLNPSIPASERTVAWVSNMPHLSADIESSRIDREEYKLKEYSKSMDESRLDRVREYEEEINSLKERLMMSHRKLEEYERRLLTQEQQTNKILLQYQSRLENSERRLRQQQMEKDNQIKGIIDRNEDMESRHSDDEGRPGSYSQKGIKI